One genomic segment of Populus trichocarpa isolate Nisqually-1 unplaced genomic scaffold, P.trichocarpa_v4.1 scaffold_45, whole genome shotgun sequence includes these proteins:
- the LOC127904837 gene encoding disease resistance-like protein DSC1, with translation MGDMESLTELLADGIENEQFLSSIGQLKHVRRLSLCRNRSAPPSSSLISAGVLNWKRWPPTSFIEWISVKRLELSNGGLSDRATNCVDFRGLSALEHLDLDGNKFSSLPSGLGFLPKLRWLSVQACKYLVSIPDLPSSLDFLFAAHCKSLKRVRIPSEPKKELYIGLENSHSLEEIQGIEGLSNSFWYIRVDKHNNSPNKLPKNVIEVLFLSVSLAQKVNTQLAHASIFIICHRY, from the coding sequence ATGGGTGATATGGAATCCTTAACTGAGCTGCTAGCCGATGGGATTGAAAATGAGCAATTTCTCTCTTCAATTGGACAATTAAAGCATGTCAGAAGGTTATCATTGTGTCGAAACCGTTCGGCTCCACCAAGTTCTTCTTTGATTTCAGCAGGTGTTTTGAATTGGAAACGGTGGCCGCCAACATCTTTCATTGAATGGATATCAGTGAAACGTCTTGAGCTTTCTAATGGTGGTTTGTCTGATCGCGCAACTAACTGTGTTGATTTTAGGGGTTTGTCCGCTCTAGAGCATTTGGATCTAGATGGAAACAAATTCTCTAGCCTTCCTTCTGGGCTCGGCTTCCTTCCCAAGCTAAGGTGGTTGTCTGTTCAGGCATGCAAATATCTTGTATCAATCCCAGATCTTCCCTCAAGTTTAGACTTTTTGTTTGCAGCTCATTGCAAATCATTGAAAAGAGTAAGAATACCAAGCGAGCCaaaaaaagaactatatataGGACTAGAGAACAGTCATTCGTTAGAAGAGATTCAGGGCATCGAAGGTCTAAGTAATAGTTTCTGGTATATTCGTGTTGATAAGCACAATAATTCACCAAATAAATTACCGAAAAACGTTATTGAGGTACTATTTCTTTCAGTCTCTCTTGCACAAAAAGTAAACACACAATTAGCACATGCATCGATATTTATTATATGTCATCGATATtga